From the Mustelus asterias chromosome 14, sMusAst1.hap1.1, whole genome shotgun sequence genome, one window contains:
- the dbi gene encoding acyl-CoA-binding protein, producing MSQDDFEKAAKEVTQLKLKPADGEMLVIYSLYKQATVGDVNIDRPGLLDLKGKAKWDAWNERKGISKEEATKMYITKVEELKEKYGTA from the exons ATGTCTCAG GATGATTTTGAAAAGGCAGCAAAAGAGGTTACACAGCTCAAGTTGAAACCAGCTGATGGTGAAATGTTGGTCATCTACAGTCTGTACAAGCAGGCAACTGTTGGAGATGTGAATATAG aTCGTCCTGGCTTGCTTGATTTGAAAGGAAAGGCCAAGTGGGATGCATGGAATGAACGTAAAG GCATAAGTAAAGAAGAGGCAACGAAGATGTACATCACAAAAGTTGAAGAGCTGAAGGAGAAATATGGCACGGCTTGA